From a single Bacteroidota bacterium genomic region:
- a CDS encoding ABC transporter permease, whose protein sequence is MCSAREYILLGLLLTVIPLAAMLLSYLNTKFLLRKIMGLLLGTVPAYIADRYLFSKQNRNAINIISFISVLGITYVTYVLIVVLSIFNGFQGYIENMYTAFDADVRVMPARGKTMVESDSLFAVLKAMPEIEAVAATVQDKAMMSYFDKQYMVEVKGVKQDYLKVNRLDTLVYEGDFAFEGEDGRPQAVLGGSVAYFINARISDRLHPMKLWAVGDASDLVTNPEQAVRSKDIFTAGYFKVQMEYDTRYILVILPWYRTCLTSKGKFRPMTLP, encoded by the coding sequence ATGTGCTCAGCCAGAGAATACATTTTGCTTGGTTTGTTGCTCACGGTCATTCCGTTGGCTGCGATGCTTTTGTCGTATCTCAATACCAAGTTTCTCCTGCGCAAAATCATGGGATTGCTGTTGGGGACCGTACCGGCCTACATCGCTGACCGTTACCTGTTTTCGAAGCAAAACCGCAATGCGATCAACATCATTTCCTTCATTTCGGTGCTGGGAATCACGTATGTGACTTATGTGCTGATCGTCGTTTTGTCGATTTTCAACGGCTTCCAAGGCTATATTGAAAACATGTACACCGCTTTTGACGCGGATGTGCGCGTGATGCCTGCGCGCGGGAAAACGATGGTGGAATCAGATTCCCTGTTCGCTGTGCTCAAGGCGATGCCTGAAATTGAGGCCGTTGCAGCGACGGTGCAAGACAAGGCGATGATGTCCTACTTCGACAAGCAATACATGGTCGAGGTCAAAGGAGTGAAGCAGGATTATTTGAAGGTGAATCGGCTCGATACCTTGGTCTATGAAGGTGATTTTGCCTTCGAAGGGGAGGATGGACGGCCGCAGGCGGTCTTGGGTGGCTCTGTTGCCTATTTCATCAATGCCCGTATCAGCGACCGCTTGCATCCCATGAAACTCTGGGCGGTGGGCGATGCTTCCGATTTGGTCACCAATCCTGAACAGGCTGTCAGGAGCAAGGACATTTTCACCGCGGGCTATTTCAAGGTGCAAATGGAATACGATACCCGTTACATCCTGGTGATTTTGCCATGGTACAGGACCTGTTTGACCTCAAAGGGAAAGTTTCGACCTATGACATTGCCTTGA
- a CDS encoding ABC transporter permease: MVQDLFDLKGKVSTYDIALKDFDDAEGFAKALQAKLGPNYKVQTWFDMHDTLFKVMKNEKLVAYFILTLMLLIAAVNIIGGLSMIIVEKTRDIAILRSMGAQKKTIRRLFIVEGVFVGAIGGVAGMLCAGIFTWMQTSFGVVCLNGGESFSDIQYFPIAAWWGDYALTSLTVFGISVLAGILPSIKAANTNIVVSLRK; the protein is encoded by the coding sequence ATGGTACAGGACCTGTTTGACCTCAAAGGGAAAGTTTCGACCTATGACATTGCCTTGAAGGACTTTGACGATGCCGAAGGTTTTGCCAAGGCCTTGCAAGCAAAGCTGGGCCCGAACTACAAAGTGCAAACTTGGTTTGACATGCACGACACGCTTTTCAAAGTGATGAAAAATGAGAAGCTCGTCGCCTACTTCATTCTGACCCTGATGCTGCTCATCGCGGCGGTCAACATCATCGGCGGGCTTTCCATGATCATCGTCGAAAAGACCCGTGACATTGCCATTTTGCGTTCGATGGGGGCGCAGAAGAAGACGATTCGGAGGTTGTTTATCGTGGAAGGCGTATTTGTCGGTGCCATTGGAGGCGTGGCCGGCATGCTTTGCGCTGGAATATTCACGTGGATGCAAACCTCCTTCGGCGTCGTCTGTCTCAATGGTGGCGAATCCTTTTCCGACATTCAATACTTCCCGATCGCAGCTTGGTGGGGTGACTATGCGCTGACGTCGTTGACGGTATTCGGTATTTCTGTTTTGGCGGGCATCTTGCCCAGCATCAAAGCTGCGAATACGAATATCGTGGTGAGCTTGCGGAAGTGA
- the pncA gene encoding bifunctional nicotinamidase/pyrazinamidase — protein MRAIILVDIQNDFLQNGALEVPDGEAIIPIVNQLQPLFDLVVMTQDWHPADHGSFAPNHPGLRPYDVVNLNGLQQVLWPIHCVQNSPGAEFSMHLDIRNVDKIFQKGTDPGIDSYSGFFDNGRRKATGMGDYLHEKGVTSVFVCGLATDYCVKFTALDALSLGFETFLIEDASRGVNVNRGDVKKAVAEMKAAGIGIMKSKEILKPVRVR, from the coding sequence ATGAGAGCGATCATCTTGGTGGACATTCAAAATGACTTTTTGCAAAACGGTGCCCTCGAAGTGCCCGACGGTGAAGCGATCATTCCGATTGTGAATCAGCTGCAACCCTTGTTTGACCTTGTGGTGATGACCCAAGATTGGCACCCAGCCGACCACGGCAGTTTTGCACCCAACCATCCGGGCCTGCGGCCCTACGATGTCGTCAACTTGAATGGCCTGCAACAAGTGCTGTGGCCCATCCACTGCGTCCAAAATTCGCCCGGCGCTGAATTCAGCATGCATTTGGACATCCGGAACGTGGACAAAATTTTCCAGAAGGGCACCGATCCCGGCATCGACAGCTACAGCGGATTTTTTGACAATGGCCGCCGCAAAGCGACAGGAATGGGTGATTATCTCCACGAAAAAGGCGTCACAAGTGTCTTTGTTTGCGGACTCGCCACGGATTACTGCGTCAAATTCACCGCTTTGGATGCCCTGAGTCTGGGATTCGAGACCTTTCTGATCGAAGACGCGTCCCGCGGCGTGAATGTGAACCGTGGAGATGTGAAAAAAGCCGTCGCGGAGATGAAAGCTGCTGGCATCGGAATTATGAAGTCCAAGGAGATTTTGAAGCCGGTGCGGGTGAGGTAG
- a CDS encoding NUDIX hydrolase, translating to MLINLGYRHSSLPGGIPLAQFLISAVVFGWDGQALKVLLIQRNEPPFEGQWALPGGFVHMDEELEAAARRELEEETGLSDMYLEQLYTFGGVARDPRGRVVTVAWYALIDLHRYAQPVGASDARDAAWFAVTSLPPLAFDHENILNTAFKRLQAKIEYQPVGFELLPKKFSFTQLQQLYETILGEEFDRRNFRKKMLSMGILTELQETVSGVPHRGARLYSFDESRYRELERTGFQFKI from the coding sequence ATGCTGATCAACTTGGGGTATAGACATTCTTCCCTTCCGGGCGGGATCCCCCTCGCTCAATTCCTGATCTCAGCTGTGGTTTTTGGCTGGGATGGTCAGGCGCTCAAAGTGCTGTTGATTCAGCGCAATGAGCCGCCTTTTGAAGGTCAATGGGCTTTGCCGGGTGGATTTGTTCACATGGACGAAGAATTGGAAGCGGCAGCCCGCCGCGAATTGGAGGAAGAAACCGGACTGAGCGACATGTACCTCGAGCAGCTTTACACGTTTGGCGGTGTCGCACGCGACCCGCGCGGACGCGTGGTCACGGTGGCATGGTACGCGCTCATTGACCTGCACAGGTACGCGCAGCCTGTGGGCGCGAGCGACGCACGCGACGCGGCGTGGTTTGCTGTCACTTCCCTCCCACCCTTGGCATTCGACCATGAAAACATCCTCAACACGGCCTTCAAACGCCTGCAAGCCAAAATCGAATATCAACCGGTCGGCTTCGAATTGTTGCCAAAAAAATTCTCCTTCACGCAGCTCCAACAACTCTACGAGACCATCTTGGGCGAGGAGTTTGACCGTCGCAATTTCCGCAAGAAGATGCTGTCTATGGGCATTTTGACCGAATTGCAGGAAACGGTTTCCGGTGTGCCGCACCGGGGGGCCCGACTCTACAGCTTTGACGAATCCCGCTACCGGGAACTGGAAAGAACTGGTTTTCAATTCAAAATCTAA
- the prs gene encoding ribose-phosphate diphosphokinase, protein MSTSPILFATTSYQYLLKRILALHAYEVGQVDVKHFPDGERYQRVMSDVAERDVVLIGGTQTDAATLELYDLSCAFAKFGARSLTLIIPYFGYSTMERAVKTGEVVTAKNRARLLSSIPPAGMGNRIVLLDLHAEGLSFYFEGSVVPFHLYAKDVILEGVRSLAQGNFVLGSTDAGRAKWVESLANDLGVEGAFVFKRRIDGRTTELTAMSARVQGADVVIYDDMIRTGGSLISAAKAYLDSGAKSVSAIATHGILPENSLQRIQDAGIFQKVIVTDSHPHAVELENGFLEVRSVAGILNTWILEHLG, encoded by the coding sequence ATGAGCACCTCCCCGATTCTGTTTGCCACGACCTCTTATCAGTATTTGCTGAAGCGCATCCTTGCCTTGCATGCCTATGAGGTCGGCCAAGTTGATGTGAAGCATTTTCCGGATGGCGAGCGTTATCAACGCGTGATGAGCGATGTTGCAGAACGTGATGTGGTGCTGATCGGCGGCACACAAACCGATGCTGCAACGCTGGAACTCTACGATTTAAGTTGCGCATTTGCAAAATTTGGGGCGCGGAGTTTGACGTTGATCATTCCTTATTTTGGCTACAGCACGATGGAGCGGGCGGTCAAAACAGGCGAAGTGGTAACCGCCAAAAACCGTGCGCGGCTGCTCTCGAGCATTCCGCCGGCGGGCATGGGCAACCGCATCGTATTGCTGGACTTGCATGCAGAAGGGCTGAGTTTTTACTTCGAAGGCAGCGTCGTTCCCTTTCACTTGTATGCCAAGGATGTGATTTTGGAAGGTGTGCGCAGTCTGGCTCAAGGAAATTTTGTCCTGGGTTCGACGGATGCCGGCCGTGCAAAATGGGTGGAGTCGCTGGCAAATGACTTGGGCGTCGAAGGCGCATTCGTCTTCAAACGCCGCATCGACGGCCGCACCACCGAACTCACGGCCATGAGCGCCCGCGTGCAAGGTGCCGATGTCGTGATTTACGACGACATGATCCGCACGGGTGGTTCATTGATCAGCGCCGCCAAAGCCTATTTGGATTCAGGCGCCAAAAGCGTCTCCGCAATTGCAACCCACGGCATTCTGCCTGAAAATTCATTGCAGCGCATTCAAGATGCCGGTATTTTCCAGAAGGTGATCGTGACCGATTCGCATCCACACGCCGTCGAATTGGAAAATGGTTTTTTGGAGGTCAGGTCTGTCGCCGGGATTTTGAATACTTGGATTTTGGAGCATTTGGGGTGA